In Hylaeus volcanicus isolate JK05 unplaced genomic scaffold, UHH_iyHylVolc1.0_haploid 12237, whole genome shotgun sequence, the genomic stretch agagaaaaaaaaaaaatcattcgaaTGGTTTCAACCACTCTTATTATTACACATATGAAACGATTAGAAGATTTAGcccaaaattttgatttaatgCCTAGAGTAACAAATCTTATCATAGAAAACtagtattttcattcaatttcatctaccatcattttattctttcaaaaCACACAAAACACCCTGTTGTCTCCTAGTAAAGTCAATTATTCTTCCTTGCCATACTTTAAACTACCTGAAGCTtcataacttttatttatgaaatgtcAAGTCAATAGGTAAAAACAACATAAAAGttcaccaaaaaaaaaaacaaattcattattatttcttgttttaaaaaactacaaagtTATCCACTTAACGCTTttgagaaaacaaaaaaaaaattcaccgcAGCTAATGgttaatatttcttgttgcGTCGACTGAATCGAGTGATAATAGCGAAGGCTTTTTTACACACAATTTTCACTCCTGAGTATTGCACTAGTGTACCAATAACGAAATACCGTTGTAACGATTCCTTTTATGACTTCTCCCAACGGTACTCaatgtaacaattttgtttttcaaaaaaagacttgattaattaacaaatttcctagggtttatatgaaaaataagatGACGGCTTTACGTGAAATacatcaaaatgaaaattttttttttgctcctCATTACCATTTATAACGCAACTCAAGTTAGTTTACAATAGGGTGAtcttaattaataacattaaacatttttaatctattgtttttgttttaacaatGGTCTGCAACTTGTGCGTTTAAATGTGGTTTCTTATACCTTGACTATTTATGATAAACAAAAATCTTGGTACCAATAATAAAGCGCTATGACCTGTAATATTGTATAACGCTActagagaaaaaaatgttattttttactttttttttcaaaagttgATTAAAACGTAACACATAAATAACAAAACTAATGTTGCAATGTTCTTTCTACTTTCATAGCATTTGTCAactttttaacatttcttctaCAACAAAAAGTGGATCAAGCCTACTACAATTTTttgtgataaataaaatcactGAGTTCTCTCTCTTTACCTTTCTGTCTTACCTTTTCGACTAAAATTAAGAGAATTTTTTCTGTAACTAGGATAAATTACAcgcacttaaaaaaaaaaaaatcttgaacCATCaatcaaaaaaaattattctattctaGTAACGCCTTGAGCATGTTAAACACCCAGTATGCTCTAAAACAGCAGTGAGAATTTGTTTGGGATTTCAAGCATACTTGAGGAATCTTgcttaatatattatatcttaCATTGGAACAACAGAAGAAAACAATGGatccttttttaaaaaaagaaaaaaaaattcataattcttcggattattttacaaatataaaacgttTTCGATGGAAAAAAGATTGGCTTGACTctttagaaaaagaagataagtttcttttatttggtGACTCTTATATTAAACAATCACTTTTGAATCAACAAGAAAATCGTTTTTCGAATTGGTCACCATGCGTTCAAGAATTGTTATGTCGGTATATTAAAGTGAAGCAAGAAAGGTATTTTTGGGATTTTTTAGAATGTTATGAGAAACAGGAAGATGCGAAtaatcatgaattttttaaaaactcttCTGCTTGTTCTATCCCTCAACAAACTCAACAATTTGAGAAGGATGAAATCATAAATTCTGTTGCCTTACCGCCCGccctttataaaaataaaagtaacgaggACATTGATTTATATGGTTTTGCATCATCTGTGACGGTCCATTCAAACACACCTAACTTGTAAATAAgcgtttttattgttttttatctTTGCGATTTTTTCGCAATAATAACATCAGTCATTTTTAAGGgatcatgattttttttcaggcgaaaaagttacaataacaaaaaaaaatttaatcttaaAGATATAGCTTATTTAAAGcaagaaatttcagaaaaa encodes the following:
- the LOC128883611 gene encoding uncharacterized protein LOC128883611 encodes the protein MDPFLKKEKKIHNSSDYFTNIKRFRWKKDWLDSLEKEDKFLLFGDSYIKQSLLNQQENRFSNWSPCVQELLCRYIKVKQERYFWDFLECYEKQEDANNHEFFKNSSACSIPQQTQQFEKDEIINSVALPPALYKNKSNEDIDLYGFASSVTVHSNTPNLRKSYNNKKKFNLKDIAYLKQEISEKPKRPVLAQLLKQWCETSNDTTPILKSTSNKLPHLLQLHQQHGTPIEAKPFHELYPTPTPDQIRELEKLNRLSIKNKYKLKESEESVMVTQEKRSVAGGRYFIR